The Phycisphaerae bacterium RAS1 genome includes a region encoding these proteins:
- a CDS encoding hypothetical protein (Cytochrome c oxidase subunit 1 homolog, bacteroid) has translation MSAITATDAATPTRPEPQASAARLETFVYDDAISRMFMTATIVWALVATLAGLVVAVELVLPWLSMGFRELAFGRLRPLHTNAAIFAFAGNGFFTAIYYSTQRLCKARMFSDLLSRVHFWGWQLIIVAAALTLPTGFTAGKEYAELEWPIDIAIALVWVVFGINFFGTLAVRRERHLYVALWFYIATIVTVAMLHIFNSLAVPASWLKSYSIYAGAQDAFMQWWYGHNAVAFFLTTPFLGLMYYFVPKAAERPVFSYRLSIVHFWSLVFIYIWAGPHHLHYLAVPAWLSTLGMLFSLMLWMPSWGGMINGLLTLRGVWHKVAVDPVLKFFVVGITFYGMSTFEGPMLSIKSVNALSHYTDWTIAHVHAGALGWNGFMTFGMLYWLLPRLFQTKLYSEKIATNHFWLSTFGILLYIIPIYVAGITQGLMWRAVDAQGRLMYPDFVETVTKLMPFYWMRVAGGALYIAGVALGAYNYLMTWRSRPATYEEPVHEAYALARGYVDPHRARSRITGPVADLGHKLDVWAQAAWHRRWERLSLTFSIWVVVAVAVASLFEIIPTFLIRSNVPTIASVTPYTPLELCGREIYIADGCYNCHSQQIRPILAETKRYGEYSKAGEFVYDHPFQWGSRRIGPDLARGGPTKGAPIWHVIHFQNPREYSPGSIMPAYPTLLTRRADFDGIPARLRAMRAIGVPYDKATITNAVSLAKAQAAEIAKQIVEQKGPAGLEDKEVVALIAYLQRIGTDLYKPPPAPAGDATQPAAGGTGVSPVPSIAAGGR, from the coding sequence ATGTCTGCAATCACCGCGACGGACGCGGCCACCCCGACGCGCCCAGAGCCGCAGGCGTCAGCCGCCCGGCTGGAGACGTTCGTCTACGACGACGCCATCTCGCGGATGTTCATGACCGCGACGATCGTCTGGGCGCTGGTGGCGACGCTGGCCGGGCTGGTGGTTGCGGTGGAGCTGGTGCTGCCGTGGCTGAGCATGGGCTTCCGCGAGCTGGCCTTCGGCCGCCTTCGGCCGCTGCACACCAACGCCGCCATCTTCGCCTTCGCCGGCAACGGCTTCTTCACCGCGATTTACTACTCGACGCAGCGGCTGTGCAAGGCGCGCATGTTCAGCGACTTGCTGAGCCGGGTGCACTTCTGGGGCTGGCAGCTCATCATCGTTGCGGCAGCCCTGACGCTGCCGACCGGCTTCACGGCAGGCAAGGAATACGCCGAGCTGGAGTGGCCGATCGACATCGCGATCGCGCTGGTGTGGGTGGTCTTCGGGATCAACTTCTTCGGCACGCTGGCGGTGCGCCGCGAGCGGCATCTGTACGTCGCGCTGTGGTTCTACATCGCCACGATCGTCACGGTGGCGATGCTGCACATCTTCAACAGCCTGGCCGTGCCCGCGTCGTGGCTGAAGAGCTACTCGATCTACGCCGGGGCGCAGGACGCCTTCATGCAGTGGTGGTACGGGCATAACGCGGTGGCGTTCTTCCTGACCACGCCGTTCCTGGGGTTGATGTACTACTTCGTGCCCAAAGCGGCCGAGCGGCCGGTGTTTTCCTACCGGCTGTCGATCGTGCACTTCTGGTCGCTGGTGTTCATCTATATCTGGGCCGGTCCGCACCATCTGCATTACCTGGCCGTGCCGGCGTGGCTGAGCACGCTGGGCATGCTCTTTTCGCTCATGCTGTGGATGCCGTCGTGGGGCGGAATGATCAACGGCCTGCTGACGCTGCGCGGGGTGTGGCACAAGGTCGCGGTTGATCCGGTGCTGAAGTTCTTCGTGGTGGGCATCACGTTCTACGGCATGTCCACGTTCGAAGGGCCGATGCTTTCGATCAAGAGCGTCAACGCCCTTTCGCACTACACCGACTGGACCATCGCCCACGTGCACGCCGGCGCGCTGGGCTGGAACGGCTTCATGACCTTCGGAATGCTCTACTGGCTGTTGCCGCGGCTGTTTCAGACCAAGCTCTACAGCGAGAAGATAGCGACCAACCACTTCTGGCTTTCGACGTTCGGGATACTGCTCTACATCATCCCGATCTACGTCGCCGGCATCACGCAGGGGCTGATGTGGCGGGCGGTGGATGCGCAGGGGCGGCTGATGTACCCCGATTTCGTCGAAACGGTCACCAAGCTGATGCCCTTCTACTGGATGCGCGTCGCCGGCGGAGCGCTCTACATCGCCGGCGTGGCGCTGGGCGCGTACAACTACCTGATGACCTGGCGCAGCCGGCCGGCGACCTACGAGGAGCCGGTGCATGAGGCTTACGCGCTGGCCCGCGGCTACGTCGATCCGCACCGGGCGCGCTCGCGCATCACCGGCCCGGTCGCCGACCTGGGCCACAAGCTCGATGTCTGGGCGCAGGCCGCGTGGCACCGCCGCTGGGAGCGGCTGTCGCTGACCTTCAGCATCTGGGTGGTCGTCGCGGTCGCGGTCGCGTCGCTGTTCGAGATCATCCCGACGTTCCTGATCCGCTCGAACGTGCCGACGATTGCGTCGGTGACGCCTTACACGCCGCTGGAGCTGTGCGGGCGCGAGATTTACATCGCCGACGGCTGCTACAACTGCCACTCGCAGCAGATACGGCCGATCCTGGCGGAGACGAAGCGCTACGGCGAATACAGCAAGGCGGGTGAGTTTGTGTATGACCATCCGTTTCAGTGGGGCAGCCGGCGGATCGGACCGGACCTCGCCCGCGGCGGACCGACCAAAGGCGCACCGATCTGGCACGTGATTCACTTCCAAAACCCGCGCGAGTACAGCCCCGGCTCGATCATGCCGGCCTACCCGACGCTGCTGACGAGACGAGCGGATTTCGACGGCATTCCGGCGCGGCTGCGGGCGATGCGCGCGATCGGCGTGCCCTACGACAAGGCGACGATCACGAACGCCGTATCGCTCGCCAAAGCGCAGGCGGCCGAAATTGCCAAGCAGATCGTAGAGCAGAAGGGGCCGGCCGGACTCGAGGACAAGGAAGTTGTGGCGTTGATCGCGTATTTGCAGAGGATCGGCACCGATTTGTACAAGCCGCCGCCGGCGCCGGCGGGCGACGCGACCCAACCGGCCGCGGGTGGAACGGGCGTCTCGCCCGTCCCGTCCATCGCGGCAGGAGGCAGATAG
- the ccoP2 gene encoding Cbb3-type cytochrome c oxidase subunit CcoP2, with protein sequence MSQAQDILLDHNYDGIQEYDNPTPGWWWLLLYGSVVFSVAYFLFYTFNPEAETIWKEHEAAVAADLRLQFGEIGDLAADEATILKYMNDQKWLAVGKSTFAARCVSCHGATGNGLVGPNMTDDSYKNVKVIEDIARVIANGAANGAMPAWKNQLHPNEIVLTAAYMASLRGQNLAGPRGAEGDAIPPWPKAPVDTAEKK encoded by the coding sequence ATGAGCCAGGCTCAGGACATCCTGCTGGATCACAACTACGACGGCATCCAGGAATATGACAACCCCACGCCCGGATGGTGGTGGCTGCTGCTGTACGGCTCGGTGGTGTTCAGCGTCGCGTACTTCCTGTTCTACACCTTCAACCCAGAGGCCGAGACGATCTGGAAAGAACACGAGGCCGCCGTCGCGGCCGATCTGCGACTGCAATTCGGCGAAATCGGCGACCTGGCCGCGGACGAGGCTACGATTCTGAAGTACATGAACGATCAGAAGTGGCTGGCGGTCGGCAAGTCGACCTTCGCGGCGCGCTGCGTGTCATGCCACGGCGCGACGGGAAACGGCCTGGTCGGACCGAACATGACGGACGACAGCTACAAAAACGTGAAGGTCATCGAAGACATCGCGCGCGTCATCGCCAACGGCGCCGCCAACGGCGCCATGCCGGCGTGGAAGAACCAGCTTCACCCGAATGAGATCGTGCTGACGGCGGCGTACATGGCGTCGCTGCGCGGCCAGAACTTGGCCGGCCCGCGCGGCGCGGAAGGCGACGCGATACCGCCCTGGCCGAAAGCGCCGGTCGATACGGCGGAGAAGAAGTAG
- a CDS encoding 4Fe-4S binding domain protein, which translates to MNAGVPTSEPRPSGSGLSEPRAPSTGLTSVRAERPLSASVTPPLGAAGSEKADTEPLPHGRGSDKPLPHGRGSDKPLPHGRGSDGAAGSDKPAVDELGLLQPEEEVLSTLNRDGSRRWLRPRLSQGRFLVGRQLTAYLLIAVFTLIPHVRINGEPAMLLDVVHRKFALFGIVFRSTDTVVLAFFLLACAIAVFLFTALLGRVWCGWACPQTVYLEFLYRPIERLFDHTRGRGGQPRRPRSPAGWAAMYGLYLLASMFLAHTFLAYFVGVDELLHWMRRSPLEHPASFAVMAVTTALMMFNFSYFREQTCLVACPYGRFQAALLDRDSLIISYDAERGEPRSKVRSQQLETGNKKLETRNRKSEIGDGGIRPVTASREAVQLPVAGGPAAFTSDFLLQTSDFAPGDCVDCGLCVVTCPTGIDIRKGLQMECVGCAQCIDACDLVMDKVKRPRGLIRYTSEARLAGQRGRILRTRVVLYSMGLLALLGALTAVVATRGPAEVMILQGLGLPFNELPDGRIGNPIRIKITNRTQAAATYRVEIVGAASATLITDAPAFSLEPGQTRTEGAIITLPRSDFAGGQASVVIRVSDGAGFTREFKRLLHGPAAR; encoded by the coding sequence ATGAACGCCGGCGTGCCGACATCCGAGCCGCGACCGTCCGGGAGCGGTCTGTCCGAACCCCGTGCGCCGAGCACGGGGTTGACGTCGGTGCGCGCTGAACGCCCCCTGTCCGCGAGCGTCACCCCGCCGCTTGGCGCGGCGGGTTCGGAAAAAGCCGACACAGAACCGCTCCCTCACGGTCGCGGCTCGGACAAACCGCTCCCTCACGGTCGCGGCTCGGACAAACCGCTCCCTCACGGTCGCGGCTCGGATGGCGCGGCGGGTTCGGACAAGCCCGCCGTCGACGAGCTCGGACTGCTCCAGCCGGAGGAGGAAGTCCTCTCCACGCTCAACCGCGACGGATCGCGCCGCTGGCTGCGGCCACGGCTGTCGCAGGGGCGCTTCCTCGTCGGCCGGCAGCTCACCGCCTACCTTCTGATCGCCGTCTTCACGCTCATCCCGCACGTTCGAATCAACGGCGAGCCGGCGATGCTCCTGGACGTGGTCCACCGCAAGTTCGCTCTTTTCGGAATCGTGTTCCGCTCGACGGACACGGTCGTGCTTGCGTTCTTCCTCCTGGCGTGCGCCATCGCGGTTTTTCTTTTCACCGCGCTGCTGGGCCGCGTCTGGTGCGGCTGGGCGTGTCCGCAGACGGTCTATCTCGAATTCCTGTACCGACCCATCGAGCGGCTCTTCGATCACACACGCGGCCGAGGCGGCCAGCCGCGCCGCCCGCGCTCGCCCGCGGGCTGGGCCGCGATGTACGGCCTCTACCTGCTGGCGTCGATGTTCCTGGCGCACACGTTCCTGGCCTACTTCGTCGGCGTCGATGAGCTGTTGCATTGGATGCGCCGCTCGCCGCTGGAGCATCCGGCGTCGTTCGCGGTGATGGCGGTGACGACGGCCTTGATGATGTTCAACTTCAGCTATTTCCGCGAGCAAACCTGCCTGGTGGCGTGTCCCTACGGGCGATTTCAGGCGGCGCTGCTCGATCGTGATTCGCTGATCATTAGCTATGACGCGGAGAGGGGGGAACCGCGATCGAAAGTCAGAAGTCAGCAACTAGAAACTGGAAACAAGAAACTCGAAACAAGAAATAGGAAATCAGAAATAGGAGACGGGGGAATAAGACCCGTGACTGCTTCGCGCGAGGCGGTTCAACTGCCGGTCGCGGGCGGCCCGGCTGCATTCACTTCTGACTTCTTACTTCAGACTTCTGACTTCGCGCCCGGCGATTGCGTCGATTGCGGCCTGTGCGTCGTCACCTGCCCCACGGGCATCGATATCCGCAAGGGACTGCAGATGGAGTGCGTCGGCTGCGCCCAGTGCATCGACGCCTGCGACCTGGTGATGGACAAGGTCAAGCGGCCGCGCGGGCTGATACGCTATACGTCCGAGGCGCGCCTGGCCGGGCAGCGCGGCCGAATCCTGCGGACGCGGGTGGTCCTCTACTCGATGGGATTGCTGGCGCTGCTCGGCGCGCTGACGGCGGTTGTCGCCACGCGCGGTCCGGCGGAAGTGATGATCCTGCAGGGACTCGGGCTGCCGTTCAACGAGCTGCCCGACGGCCGCATCGGCAATCCCATCCGCATCAAGATCACCAACCGCACGCAGGCGGCGGCGACCTATCGCGTGGAGATCGTGGGCGCCGCCAGCGCGACGCTTATTACCGACGCGCCGGCATTCAGCCTCGAACCCGGACAGACGCGCACCGAGGGCGCGATCATCACGCTGCCGCGCAGCGACTTCGCCGGCGGCCAGGCCAGCGTCGTCATTCGCGTCAGCGACGGGGCGGGCTTTACAAGGGAATTCAAGCGGCTGCTCCACGGCCCGGCGGCACGCTAA
- a CDS encoding FixH, producing MAAFVDPQTPTLAPPPARPAVWFWPALVFALLGMQVVICGAIIYASNTDPTFAVEPDYYQKSLNWDAAQAQQRAQNALGWTLSLDVSSTATPLGQRQLRCRLADRDGQPLEGAAVSAEAFHHARGNERTRIDFTAAAPGSYEAAALLRKPGVWEFRFDVRRGEQSFVITQTIDVRQAIGGPR from the coding sequence ATGGCTGCATTTGTTGATCCACAAACGCCAACCCTCGCGCCGCCGCCTGCCCGGCCGGCGGTCTGGTTCTGGCCGGCGCTCGTTTTCGCACTGCTGGGAATGCAGGTCGTGATCTGCGGCGCGATCATTTACGCGTCGAACACCGATCCGACCTTCGCCGTCGAGCCTGACTATTACCAGAAATCGCTCAACTGGGACGCGGCCCAGGCCCAGCAGCGGGCTCAGAACGCGCTGGGCTGGACGCTCAGCCTCGACGTCAGCTCCACCGCCACTCCGCTCGGACAACGGCAGCTCCGCTGCCGGCTGGCGGACCGCGACGGCCAACCGCTCGAAGGCGCCGCCGTCAGCGCTGAGGCGTTTCATCACGCGCGCGGCAACGAGCGCACGCGGATCGACTTCACCGCCGCCGCGCCCGGCTCATATGAAGCTGCGGCCCTGCTGCGAAAGCCGGGCGTCTGGGAATTCCGCTTCGATGTCCGCCGCGGCGAGCAGTCCTTCGTAATCACGCAGACGATCGATGTGCGGCAGGCGATCGGAGGCCCGCGGTGA